The proteins below are encoded in one region of Methanosarcina barkeri 3:
- the glyS gene encoding glycine--tRNA ligase, with amino-acid sequence MDKYEKVFELAKRRGFLWNSFELYGGSRGFYDYGPLGSTLKRRIEQTWREFYVIQEGFMEIECPTIGIEEVFIASGHVGGFSDPLCECMNCKEAFRADHLVQNVMEAAGTLSAEELTKVIKENEIRCPECGGEFGDAYEFNLMFKTTIGPGTGRQGYLRPETAQGMFVDFQRLSRFYRDKLPFGAVQIGKSYRNEIAPRQGVIRLREFTQAECEIFVDPRNKKHPNFERFADKELVLYSQKAQEKGESFRMTVREAVKAGVIAHEVLGYNIALTNEFLTKVGIDPAKLRFRQHLTDEMAHYAIDCWDAEIETDRFGWVEIVGIADRTDYDLKAHARVSKTELYVYVEYDEPKMVTRFVVKPNMGKLGPVFKGKAKAVADALKQLSEEELSKDKIKVNVEGEELTVGSDAVDFAEETVKVSGENVIPHVIEPSYGIDRIFYGIMEHAYDEENVAQKVADSGLKGAEESEKEFEAGKGEGEAEGEEENRLVMHFTSAVAPVQVAVLPLLTRKELADPAKDIIAKLREKTLLVNYDDSGTIGRRYRRNDEIGTPYCVTVDYDTLKDGTVTIRDRDSMRQIRAPAQGIENTLYELIYRGKAFESSGKPFNF; translated from the coding sequence ATGGACAAATACGAGAAGGTATTCGAGCTGGCTAAACGCCGGGGGTTCTTGTGGAACTCTTTTGAGCTGTATGGCGGAAGCCGCGGATTTTATGATTACGGGCCTCTTGGGAGCACGCTGAAGAGGCGGATTGAGCAGACCTGGAGAGAGTTTTATGTGATCCAGGAAGGGTTTATGGAAATCGAGTGCCCGACAATCGGGATTGAGGAAGTCTTTATCGCGTCCGGGCATGTTGGAGGTTTTTCAGACCCATTGTGCGAGTGCATGAACTGTAAAGAGGCATTCCGAGCTGATCACCTTGTACAAAACGTCATGGAAGCTGCAGGGACCTTGAGTGCAGAAGAGCTCACAAAGGTTATAAAAGAAAATGAAATTCGATGCCCGGAATGCGGTGGAGAATTCGGCGATGCTTACGAATTTAATCTGATGTTCAAAACCACAATCGGACCAGGGACTGGAAGGCAGGGATACCTCAGGCCGGAAACAGCGCAGGGTATGTTTGTAGATTTCCAGAGGCTGTCCCGGTTCTACAGAGACAAGCTGCCTTTTGGGGCTGTGCAGATCGGGAAATCTTACAGGAACGAGATCGCGCCCAGGCAGGGTGTAATCCGGCTCAGAGAATTTACACAGGCCGAGTGCGAAATTTTCGTTGACCCTCGCAACAAGAAGCACCCCAACTTTGAGCGCTTTGCAGACAAAGAACTTGTACTTTATTCCCAGAAGGCACAGGAGAAAGGCGAATCTTTCAGGATGACTGTAAGGGAAGCCGTGAAAGCTGGAGTCATTGCACACGAAGTCCTGGGCTACAATATCGCACTTACTAACGAGTTCTTGACAAAAGTTGGAATTGACCCTGCAAAACTAAGGTTCAGACAGCACCTAACCGATGAGATGGCGCATTACGCAATTGACTGTTGGGACGCCGAAATCGAGACCGACCGGTTCGGCTGGGTCGAAATCGTTGGAATTGCCGACAGGACGGACTACGACCTTAAAGCCCATGCAAGGGTCAGCAAGACCGAGCTTTACGTGTATGTCGAATATGATGAACCGAAAATGGTAACTCGTTTTGTTGTAAAGCCGAACATGGGAAAACTCGGACCTGTCTTTAAGGGCAAAGCAAAAGCTGTAGCAGATGCCTTAAAACAGCTTTCCGAAGAAGAGCTCTCAAAGGATAAGATTAAAGTTAACGTGGAAGGGGAAGAGTTGACAGTCGGTTCGGATGCAGTGGACTTTGCGGAAGAAACGGTTAAAGTCAGCGGAGAAAACGTCATCCCTCATGTAATCGAGCCCTCCTACGGGATAGACAGAATCTTCTACGGTATCATGGAACATGCCTATGATGAAGAAAACGTGGCTCAGAAGGTCGCCGATTCCGGGCTTAAAGGTGCAGAAGAATCTGAAAAGGAGTTCGAAGCAGGAAAGGGAGAAGGTGAAGCTGAGGGAGAAGAAGAAAACCGTCTTGTCATGCACTTCACAAGTGCGGTTGCTCCGGTACAGGTTGCAGTCCTTCCGCTTTTGACCCGAAAAGAGCTTGCAGATCCTGCAAAGGATATCATTGCAAAACTCAGGGAAAAAACCCTGCTTGTCAATTATGATGATTCCGGAACCATTGGGCGTCGCTACAGGAGAAACGACGAAATAGGAACGCCTTACTGCGTTACTGTAGATTACGATACCCTTAAAGACGGAACTGTGACTATCAGGGACAGGGACTCCATGCGTCAGATCAGGGCTCCGGCCCAGGGGATCGAGAACACACTCTATGAGCTTATTTACAGAGGTAAAGCTTTCGAATCCTCGGGCAAACCCTTTAACTTCTAA
- a CDS encoding DEAD/DEAH box helicase: protein MNESLFPEKPGFMKHPLIKPDTVEQRLYQLNLAGKALEGSSLVVLPTGLGKTIIALFVIVSRLQRFGGKVLILSPTKPLVEQHATFFKNVMALPEEEVMTFTGSIAPAEREKLWAQGKVIVSTPQVIENDLLTKRISLEDVSHITFDEAHRAVGNYAYTFIAEKYFESAKNPHVLGITASPGSSDEKISEVCQALHVENVSVKTEKDRDVRPYVQEKEIEWFQVQLPSEMAEIRGYLEKIFDDRLGTIRGLGFSPGSGKYVSKKDLLLFQKKLQGEIRVGGDPAVFTAMSVLAEMVKVNHAVEMVETQGLGPLRKYLEKLDAEASSSSASKASKRLIDDLYMRKTLYRVKECEVEHPKLELARKLVSEQLKGSPDSRVIVFTNYRDTAEIVVNALSGFSGIVPIRFVGQASRRKDKGLTQKQQVEVLDKFRAGEYNVLVATSVAEEGLDIPSTDLVLFYEPIPSEIRSIQRKGRTGRQHKGRVIILVTKGTRDEAYYWSSKSKEKRMLNSMHGLEALLEPKNSKQSLKLSDFESKIFIPDHEQNEAENEIKINNNFENEDITPENKDLMQESSNLAVNLSGFVNSRDKAVDSNFFEDNKDAATDSNSLAINKDVTIDSSSFADIGNRAADVRDFTVDRGRLTIDSRNKAAGLGYNRTSEETNEDNCEVGKEKGNNQKNEEKNREEKSKEEKSKEEKSKKEKSKEEKSKEENVKERQKTFVYFETLSGKKTESAPETAAEASEIGVSPESLKMVVDYREAKSGVANTLDKLGVEVIFTTLEIGDYVVSDRLAVERKRTDDFVNSLVDGKRNLFAQLSDLTRVYEKPVLIIEGTELFTSRQINPNAIYGSLVSISIDFGVSLLYSRDEEETAAILKMLAKREQMENKREVNPHGKKSTSTLTEQQEYLVSAIADIGPKAARNLLLHFGSVEAIMKADAKELKNVKLIGPKRAAKIRELLETPYKE, encoded by the coding sequence ATGAACGAGAGTCTTTTTCCTGAAAAACCTGGGTTCATGAAGCACCCGCTGATAAAACCCGATACCGTTGAGCAGAGGCTCTATCAGTTGAATCTTGCAGGAAAGGCCCTGGAAGGCTCAAGCCTTGTTGTCCTTCCTACGGGGCTTGGAAAAACCATTATAGCTCTTTTTGTAATTGTTTCCAGGCTTCAGCGCTTTGGAGGAAAAGTCCTGATTCTTTCCCCAACAAAGCCGCTTGTAGAGCAGCATGCTACTTTTTTCAAAAATGTGATGGCACTTCCCGAAGAAGAGGTTATGACTTTTACGGGGAGCATTGCGCCTGCAGAGCGGGAAAAACTTTGGGCCCAGGGGAAGGTCATAGTTTCCACACCTCAGGTAATTGAAAATGACCTTCTTACAAAACGAATCAGCCTTGAGGACGTAAGCCACATAACCTTTGACGAAGCCCACAGGGCAGTCGGAAATTACGCTTATACTTTTATTGCGGAAAAGTATTTCGAGAGCGCAAAGAATCCTCACGTGCTCGGAATTACTGCAAGTCCGGGCAGTTCGGATGAGAAAATCTCTGAGGTCTGCCAGGCTTTACATGTTGAAAATGTCTCCGTGAAAACGGAAAAAGATAGGGATGTCCGTCCTTATGTGCAGGAAAAAGAGATAGAATGGTTTCAGGTCCAGCTTCCTTCAGAAATGGCTGAAATCCGAGGTTATCTGGAAAAAATCTTTGATGACCGGCTCGGAACCATAAGAGGCCTGGGTTTTTCTCCAGGCAGCGGAAAATATGTTTCCAAAAAGGATCTCTTGCTTTTCCAGAAGAAATTGCAGGGTGAAATCCGGGTAGGAGGAGATCCTGCGGTTTTTACTGCCATGTCTGTGCTTGCCGAAATGGTGAAGGTTAACCATGCTGTGGAAATGGTTGAGACTCAGGGGCTTGGGCCTCTCAGGAAGTACCTGGAGAAACTTGACGCTGAAGCTTCTTCAAGCAGTGCAAGCAAGGCTTCAAAAAGACTGATAGACGATCTCTATATGAGAAAAACCCTTTACAGAGTAAAGGAATGTGAGGTCGAACATCCTAAACTCGAGCTTGCGCGGAAACTCGTATCCGAACAGCTAAAAGGAAGTCCTGATTCCAGAGTAATTGTTTTTACGAATTATAGGGACACAGCAGAGATAGTGGTAAATGCTCTATCAGGATTTTCAGGAATTGTCCCTATCCGTTTTGTGGGACAGGCCTCGCGCCGTAAGGATAAAGGGCTTACGCAAAAACAACAGGTGGAAGTTCTTGATAAATTCAGGGCAGGAGAATATAACGTACTTGTAGCTACCTCAGTTGCCGAAGAAGGGCTTGATATTCCTTCCACGGATCTGGTATTATTCTACGAACCCATCCCCTCGGAAATTCGGAGCATCCAGCGTAAAGGCAGGACAGGAAGGCAGCATAAAGGCAGAGTCATTATACTGGTGACAAAGGGTACACGTGACGAAGCATATTACTGGAGCAGTAAGAGTAAGGAAAAAAGGATGCTGAATAGTATGCATGGGCTTGAAGCCCTTCTTGAGCCTAAAAACTCAAAGCAGAGTTTGAAACTTTCAGATTTTGAGTCCAAAATTTTTATTCCGGATCATGAGCAAAATGAAGCTGAAAATGAGATTAAAATAAATAACAATTTTGAAAATGAAGATATAACCCCGGAAAATAAGGATCTAATGCAGGAAAGCAGTAATCTGGCTGTAAATCTCAGTGGTTTTGTAAATAGCAGGGATAAAGCTGTAGATAGCAACTTTTTTGAAGATAACAAGGACGCAGCTACAGATAGCAATAGTCTTGCAATTAACAAGGACGTAACTATAGATAGTAGTAGTTTTGCAGATATTGGAAACAGGGCTGCAGATGTTAGAGATTTCACTGTAGACCGTGGGCGTTTAACTATAGACAGCAGGAATAAGGCCGCAGGCTTAGGCTACAACAGGACGAGTGAGGAAACTAACGAAGATAACTGTGAAGTTGGGAAAGAAAAAGGAAACAACCAAAAGAACGAAGAAAAAAATAGAGAAGAAAAAAGCAAAGAAGAAAAAAGCAAAGAAGAAAAAAGCAAAAAAGAAAAAAGCAAAGAAGAAAAAAGCAAAGAAGAAAACGTCAAAGAAAGACAAAAAACATTTGTTTATTTTGAAACTCTTTCCGGAAAGAAAACGGAATCCGCACCTGAAACTGCTGCAGAGGCATCCGAAATAGGAGTCAGTCCCGAATCCCTGAAAATGGTAGTGGATTACAGGGAAGCAAAAAGTGGGGTTGCTAATACTCTTGATAAGCTTGGAGTAGAAGTTATTTTTACCACGCTTGAAATTGGTGATTACGTTGTTAGCGACCGCCTTGCTGTAGAAAGAAAGCGCACGGATGACTTTGTAAACTCTCTTGTTGACGGGAAACGTAATCTTTTTGCGCAATTGTCGGATCTTACAAGAGTATACGAAAAGCCTGTTCTTATCATTGAAGGAACAGAACTTTTTACTTCCAGGCAAATTAATCCTAATGCTATTTACGGCTCTCTGGTATCTATTTCAATTGATTTTGGAGTATCACTGTTATATTCGAGAGACGAGGAAGAGACTGCAGCAATTTTAAAAATGCTTGCAAAGCGTGAGCAAATGGAAAATAAACGTGAAGTCAATCCCCATGGAAAAAAGTCAACCAGTACCCTTACTGAGCAGCAGGAATACCTGGTGTCTGCGATCGCAGACATTGGGCCGAAAGCTGCAAGAAACCTTCTTTTACACTTTGGCTCAGTAGAGGCTATTATGAAAGCTGATGCTAAAGAACTGAAGAATGTAAAATTAATAGGGCCAAAAAGAGCAGCAAAAATTAGAGAGCTACTTGAAACCCCCTATAAAGAATAA